Proteins encoded in a region of the Clostridium butyricum genome:
- a CDS encoding transporter substrate-binding domain-containing protein yields MKKGRLLLAIMSLMLLTVLFTACGKNTKDINENTTSNDETKPKYVIACDSNFPPFSFEENGTYTGIDVELLEAISKKEDFDYELKPMDFGSIISGLSDGTIDGAMGAISITDERKEILDFSEEYFESGLSMGIKHDDTSISKFEDLQGKNVAVKKGTAGSEFAEDNKEKYSLNLKYFDNSQSMFLDVEEGSSDAVIEDHPIIAYEVKKATPANLKIAGDKLKTFNYGFAVNKGKNQELLDKFNKGLNKVRADAEYEKIVSQYIVR; encoded by the coding sequence ATGAAAAAAGGAAGGTTATTACTAGCTATAATGTCATTAATGTTGCTAACAGTACTATTCACAGCCTGTGGAAAAAATACAAAAGACATTAATGAAAATACAACATCTAATGATGAGACAAAGCCTAAATATGTAATTGCATGTGATTCGAATTTTCCACCATTCTCATTTGAGGAAAATGGTACTTATACAGGTATTGATGTAGAATTATTAGAAGCTATATCTAAAAAAGAGGATTTTGATTATGAATTAAAACCAATGGATTTTGGATCAATAATTTCTGGTCTTTCAGATGGCACTATTGATGGTGCTATGGGAGCAATAAGTATTACAGATGAAAGAAAAGAAATTTTAGATTTTTCAGAAGAATATTTTGAATCTGGATTATCCATGGGAATAAAACATGATGACACTTCAATTAGTAAATTTGAAGATCTACAAGGGAAAAATGTAGCGGTTAAAAAAGGAACAGCAGGCAGTGAGTTTGCAGAAGATAATAAAGAAAAGTATAGCTTGAATTTAAAATATTTTGATAACTCACAAAGTATGTTTTTAGATGTTGAAGAAGGAAGTTCGGATGCTGTAATTGAAGACCATCCTATAATAGCATATGAAGTAAAAAAAGCTACACCAGCTAATTTGAAAATAGCAGGAGATAAATTAAAAACTTTTAATTATGGGTTTGCAGTAAATAAGGGCAAAAATCAAGAATTATTAGATAAGTTTAATAAAGGTCTTAATAAAGTTAGAGCAGATGCAGAATATGAAAAGATTGTAAGCCAATATATAGTAAGATAA
- a CDS encoding amino acid ABC transporter ATP-binding protein, whose product MVIKANSVKKSYGKLEVLKDISLDVKEGEVVCIIGPSGSGKSTFLRCLNRLEEIQGGSIKILGEELVNNKNIDKLRQNIGMVFQHFNLFPHQSVLKNMMLAPVELKRLTKEEAEKKALELLDKVGLKDKKDVYPDTLSGGQKQRVAIARALEMNPKIMLFDEPTSALDPEMVGEVLKVMKDLASEGMTMVIVTHEMNFAKEVADRVIFMDKGYILEEGSPEEIFTNPKSERCREFLDKVINNG is encoded by the coding sequence ATGGTCATAAAAGCAAATAGTGTAAAGAAGAGCTATGGAAAGTTAGAAGTACTTAAAGATATATCTTTAGATGTGAAAGAAGGAGAAGTTGTTTGTATAATAGGACCTTCTGGATCAGGAAAAAGTACTTTTTTAAGATGCTTAAACAGACTTGAAGAAATTCAAGGGGGAAGCATTAAAATTTTAGGCGAAGAATTAGTAAATAACAAGAATATAGATAAATTAAGACAGAACATAGGAATGGTATTTCAGCATTTCAATTTATTCCCCCATCAAAGTGTACTTAAAAACATGATGCTTGCACCTGTTGAATTAAAAAGATTAACTAAGGAAGAAGCTGAAAAAAAGGCACTTGAATTATTGGATAAAGTAGGATTGAAGGATAAAAAAGATGTTTATCCAGATACATTATCAGGTGGTCAGAAGCAAAGGGTAGCTATTGCTAGAGCACTGGAAATGAACCCTAAGATAATGTTATTTGATGAACCTACATCAGCTCTTGACCCTGAAATGGTTGGAGAGGTATTAAAGGTTATGAAAGATTTAGCAAGTGAAGGAATGACAATGGTAATTGTTACTCATGAAATGAACTTTGCAAAAGAAGTAGCTGACAGGGTTATATTTATGGATAAAGGATATATTTTAGAAGAAGGATCACCAGAAGAGATATTTACTAATCCGAAAAGTGAAAGATGTAGAGAATTTTTAGATAAAGTAATTAATAATGGTTGA
- a CDS encoding amino acid ABC transporter permease, whose translation MQFLELLKDSLPSLTSGLLVTIKISIISIIIAVILGIVFGIFSISKNKILKTLYIIYLYIIRGTPLMVQALIIYFGIAPLIVERSNPMYCAIIALALNAGAYMSEIFRAGIQAVDVGQMEASRSLGLGYLKTMQKVILPQAIKVMIPSIINQFIVTIKDTSILTVITIRELTASGQIIVARNFKPLETYAIVGIMYFILITTLSILSKYIERSLHHGHKSK comes from the coding sequence ATGCAGTTTTTAGAATTATTAAAAGATTCTTTACCTAGTTTAACTAGTGGACTATTGGTTACTATAAAAATTTCAATAATTTCAATTATAATAGCTGTTATATTAGGAATTGTTTTTGGGATATTTAGTATAAGTAAAAATAAAATATTAAAAACACTATACATTATATATTTATATATAATCAGAGGCACACCTTTAATGGTTCAAGCATTAATTATTTATTTTGGTATTGCACCATTAATTGTAGAAAGATCTAATCCAATGTATTGTGCCATAATTGCTCTTGCTTTAAATGCAGGTGCATACATGTCTGAAATATTTAGAGCTGGTATTCAGGCTGTAGATGTTGGGCAAATGGAAGCATCAAGAAGCTTAGGCCTTGGATATTTAAAAACAATGCAAAAGGTAATATTACCACAAGCAATAAAGGTAATGATACCATCAATAATTAATCAATTTATAGTTACAATAAAGGATACATCAATATTAACAGTAATAACTATAAGAGAATTAACAGCAAGTGGACAGATTATAGTAGCTAGAAACTTTAAACCACTAGAGACATATGCAATAGTTGGTATAATGTATTTTATTTTGATAACTACATTAAGTATATTATCAAAATACATAGAAAGGAGCTTACATCATGGTCATAAAAGCAAATAG
- a CDS encoding transporter substrate-binding domain-containing protein translates to MKKSKILSAVMASVLSVALLTGCGSANAGGSKESSTGEAKEGKYIIACDAKYAPFSFEENGSYKGIDVELLDAIAKEEGFEYELKPMDFQAVIPGLTSGQLDGAIAGISITDERKQALDFSDGYFESGLSLVVNANNTDINGVDDLQGKSAAVKKGTAGSQFAEENADKYGLKLNYLEDSPTMFLEVENGNSDFLLEDYPVIAYKIKVDGGSKLRIAGDKLTKVDYGFAVSKGKNKELLQKFNDGLKKVKENGEYDKIVGQYIGK, encoded by the coding sequence ATGAAAAAAAGCAAAATATTATCTGCCGTAATGGCATCAGTATTATCAGTAGCATTACTTACAGGGTGTGGATCAGCAAATGCAGGCGGAAGCAAGGAATCATCAACAGGGGAAGCTAAAGAAGGTAAATACATAATAGCATGTGATGCTAAATATGCACCATTTTCATTTGAAGAAAATGGATCTTATAAAGGGATTGACGTAGAATTATTAGATGCTATAGCAAAAGAAGAAGGTTTTGAATATGAATTGAAACCAATGGATTTCCAAGCTGTAATTCCAGGGCTTACAAGTGGACAATTAGATGGAGCAATTGCAGGTATAAGTATTACAGATGAAAGAAAACAAGCTTTAGATTTTTCGGATGGTTATTTTGAATCAGGATTATCATTAGTTGTTAATGCTAATAACACTGATATAAATGGAGTAGATGATTTACAAGGAAAAAGTGCAGCAGTTAAAAAAGGGACAGCAGGATCTCAATTTGCTGAAGAAAATGCAGATAAATATGGTTTAAAATTAAATTATCTTGAAGATTCTCCAACAATGTTCTTAGAAGTTGAAAATGGAAATTCTGATTTCTTATTAGAAGATTATCCAGTAATAGCGTATAAGATTAAAGTTGATGGTGGATCTAAGTTAAGAATAGCTGGTGACAAATTAACAAAAGTTGATTATGGTTTTGCAGTAAGTAAAGGAAAAAACAAAGAATTATTACAAAAATTTAATGATGGTCTTAAGAAAGTAAAAGAAAACGGAGAATACGATAAGATCGTTGGACAATATATAGGAAAATAA
- a CDS encoding asparaginase has protein sequence MKNILLLTTGGTIACVETKDGLVPGLTGEWLIEKIPQIKTQCTITIKPILNIDSSNMYSEDWVIIANAIYEGLKKFDGIVVTHGTDTMAYTTSIISYMLKNVDKPVVFTGSQVPIDKEGSDGITNLLQGFQVALSELNKICLVFNGKIMLGTRAFKIHSLDEDAFVSCNDSYLGRIKNGKVILEESYDPVKETTKIYSKICDKVFLLKLIPGIRPEIIDFIVNQGYKGVVVEAFGLGGIPSEYTNLLAKFKEITSKYRIPVIVVSQCVYDGANLNVYQVGVEAEKCGLISGRDMSTEAAVTKLMWALGQTEKYEDIEKIMNTNLCGEISKSN, from the coding sequence ATGAAGAACATACTTTTATTAACAACTGGGGGCACTATTGCATGTGTTGAAACAAAAGATGGACTTGTTCCTGGATTAACAGGTGAGTGGCTTATAGAGAAGATACCACAAATTAAGACTCAATGCACAATTACAATAAAACCAATTTTAAATATTGATAGTTCTAATATGTACTCTGAAGACTGGGTAATTATTGCAAATGCCATATATGAGGGATTAAAAAAATTTGATGGAATTGTAGTTACTCATGGTACAGATACTATGGCATATACAACATCTATTATTTCTTATATGTTAAAAAATGTTGATAAACCAGTTGTTTTTACGGGATCTCAAGTTCCAATCGATAAGGAAGGCAGTGATGGAATAACTAATTTATTGCAAGGGTTTCAAGTTGCACTTTCAGAATTAAATAAAATTTGTCTCGTATTTAATGGCAAAATAATGCTTGGGACAAGAGCCTTTAAAATTCATTCTTTAGATGAAGATGCTTTTGTAAGCTGCAATGATTCTTATTTAGGAAGAATAAAAAATGGAAAAGTAATTTTAGAAGAATCTTATGATCCAGTAAAAGAAACTACTAAGATTTATTCAAAGATCTGCGATAAAGTTTTTTTATTAAAATTAATACCTGGAATAAGACCAGAGATTATTGATTTTATTGTAAATCAGGGATATAAGGGTGTTGTTGTTGAAGCATTTGGCTTGGGTGGAATACCTTCTGAATATACAAATTTGCTTGCAAAGTTTAAAGAAATAACAAGTAAGTATAGAATTCCTGTTATTGTAGTAAGTCAATGTGTTTATGATGGAGCAAACTTAAATGTTTATCAGGTTGGAGTTGAAGCAGAAAAATGTGGGCTGATTTCAGGTAGAGATATGAGTACTGAAGCAGCAGTGACAAAATTAATGTGGGCTTTAGGACAAACTGAAAAATATGAAGATATAGAAAAAATTATGAATACAAATTTATGTGGAGAAATAAGCAAAAGCAATTAA
- a CDS encoding GntR family transcriptional regulator, protein MILKGFEGAYSKEIYKKLKHDILSSQIKDGDFLTLSELAEKYNVSKTPVRDALGALEIEGYLKSLPRKGYLVKPVTNRSIRESFQMRLIVEIAAAKIAIKTADDSELMSILELASKFPETTAKDNFFSFNKLNDTFHMAIIKATHNSLFVEIGLGIMENLSRILMADSHELEFINEKHEHIKIAESLAKRDFESTEKLISQHIFHLQERVCSRQREV, encoded by the coding sequence ATGATATTGAAAGGATTTGAAGGGGCATATTCAAAAGAAATCTATAAAAAATTAAAACATGATATTTTAAGTTCTCAAATTAAAGATGGAGATTTTCTTACATTATCAGAATTAGCAGAAAAGTATAATGTAAGCAAAACTCCGGTAAGGGATGCCCTTGGTGCATTAGAAATAGAGGGATATCTTAAATCTTTACCGAGAAAAGGATATTTAGTGAAACCTGTTACTAATAGAAGTATAAGAGAATCTTTTCAAATGAGATTAATTGTTGAAATAGCAGCAGCTAAAATAGCAATTAAAACAGCAGATGATTCTGAACTTATGAGTATATTAGAACTTGCATCAAAGTTTCCAGAAACAACAGCGAAAGATAATTTCTTTTCGTTTAATAAATTAAATGATACATTCCATATGGCAATTATAAAAGCAACTCACAATTCATTATTTGTTGAGATTGGATTAGGCATAATGGAGAATTTATCGAGAATACTTATGGCAGATAGTCATGAGCTAGAATTTATTAATGAAAAACATGAGCATATAAAGATAGCAGAATCCTTAGCAAAAAGAGATTTTGAAAGTACAGAAAAATTAATTTCACAGCATATTTTCCATTTACAAGAAAGAGTTTGTAGTAGGCAGAGAGAGGTATAG
- a CDS encoding iron-containing alcohol dehydrogenase family protein yields the protein MNWDYLQPVKIHFGKGRISEVKDIARAIGCNNGLLVADPFFFTNGLAEKIINESEGTIIASFGEISPNPDVTEVDECANIIREKNIGFVVALGGGSSMDCAKAAASVALTQDSIRKYHGTGISLPINHLPLIAVPTTSGTGSEVTCVSVLTDHENGKKSPIVSDGFFPSVAIIDPELTYTMPPKVTAGTGIDVLSHALEGYWSKGHQPICDACAIHAADLVFKYLYKAYENPKNEEAREKMCEASLIAGLAFTLPKTTSSHACSFPLTNIHHIPHGEACGLTLDYFVRINANGYEGERIDKLAKTLGFENSDSMADAIYELKNKMGLRNDLKDLNLNEDQINDLVRISRHPNLYNNPVEITDEMLSEMYHKLA from the coding sequence ATGAATTGGGATTATTTACAACCTGTAAAGATTCACTTTGGAAAAGGAAGAATTTCAGAGGTAAAAGATATTGCAAGAGCTATTGGATGTAACAATGGATTATTAGTTGCAGATCCATTTTTCTTCACAAATGGATTAGCTGAAAAAATAATAAATGAAAGTGAAGGAACTATTATAGCATCATTTGGTGAAATTTCACCAAATCCAGATGTTACTGAAGTAGATGAATGTGCAAACATTATACGTGAAAAGAATATTGGATTTGTTGTAGCACTTGGAGGCGGAAGTTCAATGGATTGTGCTAAGGCAGCAGCAAGTGTAGCTTTAACACAAGATTCAATTAGAAAATATCATGGAACAGGAATATCTCTTCCAATTAATCATCTGCCATTAATTGCAGTTCCAACAACATCAGGAACTGGAAGTGAGGTAACTTGTGTTTCAGTACTTACTGATCATGAAAATGGAAAAAAATCTCCTATAGTTTCAGATGGATTCTTCCCAAGTGTAGCTATAATTGATCCAGAATTAACATATACTATGCCTCCTAAAGTAACAGCAGGAACAGGTATTGACGTATTATCTCATGCACTTGAAGGTTACTGGAGTAAGGGACATCAGCCAATATGTGATGCCTGCGCAATTCATGCAGCAGATCTTGTATTTAAATATTTGTACAAGGCTTATGAAAATCCTAAAAATGAAGAAGCAAGAGAAAAAATGTGTGAAGCATCATTAATAGCTGGCTTGGCATTTACATTACCAAAGACAACATCATCACATGCATGTTCATTTCCACTTACCAATATTCATCATATACCACATGGAGAAGCGTGTGGATTAACATTAGATTATTTTGTTAGAATTAATGCTAATGGTTATGAAGGTGAAAGAATAGACAAATTAGCTAAGACTCTTGGATTCGAAAATTCTGATAGTATGGCGGATGCGATTTATGAGCTAAAGAATAAAATGGGATTGAGAAATGATTTAAAAGACTTAAACCTTAATGAAGATCAAATTAATGATTTAGTAAGAATAAGTCGTCACCCAAATCTTTATAATAATCCTGTTGAAATAACAGATGAAATGTTATCAGAAATGTACCATAAATTAGCTTAA
- a CDS encoding aminotransferase class III-fold pyridoxal phosphate-dependent enzyme — MSLNGKEIAEMHQKYVMQSWAKSGADTLPIERAEGIYFYDYDGKKYADMSSLLVCSNLGHQLPEIVEAIKEQADKMCFMAPAYASEPKSKLAKLLVEAAGEDTYGRVFFTNGGAESNENAFKMARMVTGRTKIFSCYRSYHGATLGASNASGDWRRYAAEVGGANGFIHFMNPQMYRDGYTKGVDDAEATKRYLEALDLQLRYEGTQNVAAIVMESIVGANGVILPPDGYMEGVRALCDKYGILLICDEVMAGFYRTGKMFGYMNFNIKPDIITFAKGVTCGYVQLGGCIVTKEIAEYFEENVLQCGLTYSGHTLACAAGVASVTYYREHGIEEHVAEMHDILSAFMDNMVEKHKCIGESRCIGLFGALEVVKNKETREPMQEYGVPGPVMPWIFAELKKRGFATFGRENFIEICPPLIITKEELEEYLPILDEVLTIVDEKYCN, encoded by the coding sequence ATGAGTTTAAATGGAAAAGAAATAGCAGAAATGCATCAAAAATATGTAATGCAGTCATGGGCAAAATCAGGAGCGGATACATTACCAATAGAGAGAGCAGAAGGAATTTATTTTTATGATTATGATGGAAAAAAATATGCGGATATGTCATCTTTGTTAGTATGCTCAAATTTAGGACATCAGCTTCCAGAAATTGTTGAAGCAATAAAAGAACAAGCTGATAAAATGTGTTTTATGGCACCTGCATATGCATCAGAACCAAAGAGTAAGTTAGCAAAATTATTAGTAGAAGCTGCAGGGGAAGATACTTACGGAAGAGTATTTTTTACAAACGGTGGAGCAGAATCAAACGAAAATGCTTTCAAAATGGCACGTATGGTTACGGGAAGAACTAAAATATTCTCATGCTATAGAAGTTATCATGGAGCAACTCTTGGAGCTTCAAATGCATCAGGTGACTGGAGAAGATATGCTGCTGAAGTTGGTGGTGCAAATGGATTTATTCACTTTATGAATCCACAAATGTATAGAGATGGATATACAAAAGGTGTAGATGATGCTGAAGCTACAAAGAGATATTTAGAAGCACTTGATTTACAATTACGTTATGAAGGAACACAAAATGTAGCTGCAATAGTTATGGAATCAATAGTTGGAGCTAATGGTGTAATTCTTCCACCAGATGGATATATGGAAGGTGTTAGAGCACTTTGTGATAAATATGGAATATTATTAATTTGTGATGAAGTTATGGCTGGTTTCTATCGTACTGGTAAAATGTTTGGATATATGAACTTTAATATTAAGCCAGATATTATTACGTTTGCAAAGGGTGTAACTTGTGGCTATGTTCAATTAGGCGGATGTATTGTAACTAAAGAAATTGCTGAGTATTTTGAAGAAAATGTTTTACAATGTGGTTTAACATATAGTGGACATACTTTAGCCTGTGCAGCTGGTGTTGCATCAGTAACTTATTACAGAGAACATGGAATTGAAGAACATGTAGCAGAAATGCATGACATTTTATCAGCATTTATGGATAACATGGTTGAAAAACATAAATGTATTGGTGAATCTAGATGTATCGGGTTATTTGGTGCTTTAGAAGTTGTTAAAAATAAAGAAACAAGAGAACCAATGCAGGAATATGGAGTACCAGGACCAGTTATGCCATGGATTTTTGCAGAACTAAAGAAACGTGGATTTGCAACATTTGGTCGTGAAAACTTTATTGAAATATGCCCACCATTAATAATTACTAAAGAAGAATTAGAAGAATATCTACCAATTTTAGATGAAGTATTAACAATTGTAGATGAAAAATACTGTAATTAA
- a CDS encoding sulfite exporter TauE/SafE family protein, translated as MLSEILFLIVLFFSNVVQGITGFAGTVLAMPPSACLIGLDNAKVILNVMALISGLLIAIMNYKNIRWKELIKIIIFMIIGMVVGIKICELVNSDNALLTIYGIVIFIIALKNLILKKEVTVPPSILLIVLLLSGIIHGMFVSGGALLVVYAVQVFKDKDEFRATIAPVWVFLNTYMAFSQYKSGLFTSSNINLILLSIIPLFIATWVGGKLAEKLDKNIFLNLTYILLILSGMSLIL; from the coding sequence ATGTTATCAGAAATATTATTTTTAATTGTTTTATTCTTTTCAAATGTAGTACAAGGGATTACTGGATTTGCAGGAACGGTTTTGGCAATGCCACCATCAGCATGTTTGATTGGATTGGATAATGCTAAGGTTATACTAAATGTAATGGCATTGATATCAGGATTATTAATAGCTATTATGAACTATAAAAATATAAGATGGAAAGAATTAATAAAAATAATCATATTTATGATTATTGGAATGGTAGTTGGAATTAAAATTTGTGAACTTGTTAATTCTGATAATGCTCTTCTTACCATATATGGAATAGTTATATTTATAATTGCATTGAAAAATTTGATTTTGAAAAAGGAGGTAACAGTCCCTCCATCAATATTACTAATTGTATTATTACTTTCAGGTATAATACATGGAATGTTTGTGTCGGGAGGAGCACTTCTTGTTGTCTATGCAGTGCAGGTTTTTAAAGATAAGGATGAATTTAGAGCAACAATTGCACCAGTATGGGTTTTTCTTAACACATATATGGCGTTTTCACAATATAAATCTGGTCTATTTACAAGTAGTAATATAAATTTAATATTACTAAGCATCATACCTTTATTTATAGCAACATGGGTTGGTGGAAAATTAGCTGAAAAATTAGATAAAAATATATTTTTGAATTTAACATATATCTTATTAATTCTTTCAGGGATGTCATTAATATTATAA
- a CDS encoding zinc-ribbon domain-containing protein: MTYYCPQCGNVVECIKGCGSTGYFCNTCKKLISSKAVLTEKPLELKKEDK; encoded by the coding sequence ATGACATATTATTGTCCACAATGTGGTAATGTTGTAGAATGTATAAAAGGATGTGGATCTACAGGATATTTTTGTAATACATGCAAGAAACTAATATCAAGTAAAGCTGTATTGACAGAAAAACCACTAGAATTGAAAAAAGAAGATAAATAG
- a CDS encoding biotin transporter BioY has translation MNNNVKNNILCGIFAALIAVGAFIKIPIPICPFTLQFLFTNLAGLLLGKKVGSRAVGIYIILGLIGLPIFSEGGGIGYFIHPTFGYILGFYAGTYAAGHIVHKNNNFSLKNILYASFCNLAIVYVFGMIYYYAIGNYFINSPIGLYPLILYCFILAVPGDILLCLISTCVAKKVIPVINNSIQSTEEHSKFISKNI, from the coding sequence ATGAATAATAATGTAAAAAATAATATACTCTGTGGAATTTTTGCTGCTCTTATAGCAGTAGGTGCATTTATAAAAATACCTATTCCTATATGCCCATTCACATTACAATTTCTATTTACCAACCTTGCTGGATTGTTGCTTGGTAAAAAAGTAGGAAGTCGAGCAGTTGGTATCTATATAATTTTAGGTCTTATAGGACTTCCGATTTTTTCAGAAGGAGGAGGAATCGGATATTTTATTCATCCCACATTTGGATATATACTGGGATTTTATGCAGGAACTTATGCTGCTGGACATATTGTTCATAAAAATAATAATTTTTCATTAAAAAATATATTATATGCCAGCTTTTGTAATCTAGCTATAGTTTATGTGTTTGGAATGATTTATTACTATGCTATAGGTAACTATTTTATAAATTCTCCAATAGGATTATATCCATTAATACTATACTGCTTTATTCTTGCAGTACCTGGAGATATACTACTATGTCTTATATCTACATGTGTAGCAAAAAAAGTAATTCCTGTTATAAATAACTCAATACAATCCACAGAAGAACATTCAAAATTCATATCAAAGAATATTTAA
- the bioD gene encoding dethiobiotin synthase → MSKGIFITATGTDIGKTYVTGLILKLLRENNINASYYKAALSGADLVNDKLIPGDAKYVADISNLKEDPTNLVSYIYKTAVSPHLASEIEGNPIEMNKIKSDFLKAKSNCDYITVEGSGGIICPLRMDNQLIMLKDVIKELNLDIFIIASSELGTINNVVLTVDYAKSNNINVRGIIMNNYDENNFLHRDNKKSVERLTGIPVIATVKTNDKNLDIDINKLLNLYQEI, encoded by the coding sequence ATGAGTAAAGGAATTTTTATTACAGCAACTGGAACAGATATAGGAAAAACCTATGTCACAGGATTAATATTAAAATTATTAAGAGAAAACAATATAAATGCTTCTTATTATAAAGCTGCATTAAGTGGAGCAGATTTAGTAAATGATAAACTTATTCCTGGAGATGCTAAATATGTTGCTGATATTAGTAATTTAAAAGAAGACCCAACAAATCTTGTTTCTTATATTTATAAAACAGCAGTATCACCACATTTAGCATCAGAAATTGAAGGTAATCCAATTGAAATGAATAAAATAAAATCAGATTTTTTAAAAGCAAAATCTAATTGTGACTATATAACTGTAGAGGGAAGTGGTGGAATAATTTGTCCGCTAAGAATGGACAACCAGCTTATAATGCTTAAAGACGTTATAAAAGAACTTAATCTTGATATATTCATTATTGCATCATCGGAACTTGGTACTATTAACAATGTTGTCTTAACTGTTGATTATGCAAAATCGAATAATATCAATGTTAGAGGAATAATTATGAATAATTATGATGAAAATAATTTTCTCCATAGAGATAATAAAAAATCAGTAGAGCGTTTGACAGGAATTCCAGTAATAGCTACAGTGAAAACAAATGATAAAAATTTAGATATCGATATAAATAAATTATTAAATTTATACCAGGAGATATAG